One genomic region from Chrysemys picta bellii isolate R12L10 chromosome 16, ASM1138683v2, whole genome shotgun sequence encodes:
- the TP53 gene encoding cellular tumor antigen p53, with amino-acid sequence MRGTAGMEPMLDPGLEPPLSQESFSDFWSNIWYPTNADSTATESQRLSSLPDPDPDLALGLALGLSGSGDPSLLLSQAGGSDGGWELPGPAPEPPPTSSTVPSTEDYAGEHGFELVFQQSGTAKSVTCTYSLELNKLYCQLAKTCPVQIKTASQPPPGSVVRATAVYKKSEHVAEVVRRCPHHERCEEYRDGVAPARHLIRIEGNQQAHYYDDENTKRQSVTVPYETPQVGSDCTTVLYNFMCNSSCMGGMNRRPILAIITLEGRHGQLLGRRCFEVRVCACPGRDRRTEEDNFRKKLAGRVLSGAGALKGGRAKRALQATMETAENPKKRVVSAEKEVFLLEVHGRKRYMMLKEINDALEMVAAKQQGEPESHRNPTPSRWKGGGALGGKGEGLAAPWESSPTLHGKR; translated from the exons GGAACAGCTGGAATGGAGCCGATGTTGGACCCCgggctagagccgcccctgagccAGGAGAGCTTCTCTGATTTCTGGAGCAATAT CTGGTATCCCACGAACGCGGATTCCACCGCAACGGAGAGCCAGCGGCTGTCT AGCCTGCCGGACCCAGACCCGGACCTGGCCCTGGGCCTGGCCCTGGGCCTGTCTGGCTCGGGggacccctccctcctgctctcacaggctgggggcagcgacgggggctgggagctccccggcccggccccagagccGCCCCCCACCTCTTCCACTGTCCCCTCCACCGAGGACTACGCTGGGGAGCACGGATTCGAGCTGGTCTTCCAGCAGTCGGGGACCGCCAAGTCCGTCACCTGCACC TACTCCTTGGAGCTGAACAAGCTCTACTGCCAGCTGGCAAAGACCTGCCCTGTGCAGATCAAGACGGCCAGCCAGCCCCCGCCCGGCTCCGTCGTCCGGGCCACAGCCGTCTACAAGAAATCGGAGCACGTGGCCGAGGTGGTGAGACGCTGCCCCCACCACGAACGCTGCGAGGAGTACCGCGACG GGGTCGCCCCGGCCCGCCACCTGATCCGGATCGAGGGGAACCAGCAGGCGCATTACTACGATGACGAAAACACCAAGCGCCAGAGTGTCACGGTGCCCTATGAGACGCCCCAG GTGGGGTCAGACTGCACCACCGTGCTGTATAACTTCATGTGTAACAGTTCGTGCATGGGGGGCATGAACCGGCGCCCCATCCTGGCCATCATCACTCTGGAGGGCAGGCA CGGGCAGCTCCTGGGCCGCCGATGCTTCGAGGTTCGAGTCTGCGCCTGCCCCGGACGGGACCGCAGGACAGAGGAGGATAATTTCCGCAAGAAATTGGCCGGCAGGGTCctgagcggggccggggccctcAAAGGGGGCAGAGCCAAGAGGG ctctccagGCTACCATGGAAACAGCTGAGAACCCCAAGAAGCGGGTGGTGTCCGCCGAGAAAGAGGTCTTCCTACTCGAG GTTCATGGGCGCAAGCGATACATGATGCTGAAGGAAATCAACGACGCCCTGGAGATGGTGGCCGCCAAGCAGCAGGGGGAGCCGGAGAGTCACCGGAACCCCACGCCCTCGAGGTGGAAAGGGGGCGGGGCCCTAGGCGGGaaaggggaggggctagctgccccatgGGAGTCTTCCCCCACCCTTCATGGAAAGAGG
- the ATP1B2 gene encoding LOW QUALITY PROTEIN: sodium/potassium-transporting ATPase subunit beta-2 (The sequence of the model RefSeq protein was modified relative to this genomic sequence to represent the inferred CDS: deleted 1 base in 1 codon), giving the protein MAIEKEKKTCGQVMAEWREGIWNPRTHQFMGRTGTSWALILFFYLVFFGFLTALFTLTMWVMLQTVDPYIPKYQQTPPMFSPGMMIRPKTDTLDVTFNVSNTESWDRYVKMLNDFLSVTYNDSIQAATNDACRPGRYNEQPDNGVLNYPKRACQFNRTVLGACSGLNDPTYYGYADGRPCILIKMNRVINFFAGANQTMNVTCAAKVSPHPPPAAPPSINPFSLH; this is encoded by the exons aTGGCTATCGAGAAGGAGAAGAAAACCTGCGGGCAAGTCATGGCGGAGTGGCGAGAAGGCATCTGGAATCCGCGCACCCACCAATTCATGGGGCGCACCGGCACCAGCTGGG ccttgatCCTGTTCTTCTACCTGGTGTTTTTCGGTTTCCTGACGGCGCTTTTCACGCTCACCATGTGGGTCATGCTGCAGACGGTTGACCCCTACATCCCCAAGTACCAG CAGACCCCCCCAATGTTCTCCCCAGGGATGATGATCCGCCCCAAGACA GACACCCTGGACGTGACATTTAACGTCAGCAACACAGAGAGCTGGGACCGTTATGTCAAGATGCTGAATGACTTCCTGAGCGTGA cctacAACGACTCCATCCAGGCAGCCACAAACGACGCGTGCCGCCCGGGCCGCTACAACGAGCAGCCGGACAACGGGGTGCTGAATTATCCCAAGCGGGCCTGCCAGTTCAACCGCACGGTGCTGGGCGCCTGCTCCGGCCTCAACGACCCCACCTACTATGGCTACGCCGACGGCCGGCCCTGCATCCTCATCAAGATGAACCGG GTCATCAACTTCTTTGCAGGGGCCAACCAGACCATGAACGTCACCTGTGCCGCGAAggtgagccctcaccccccccccgctgcccccccttCCATCAACCCCTTTTCTCTTCATTAA